A stretch of the Rosa rugosa chromosome 5, drRosRugo1.1, whole genome shotgun sequence genome encodes the following:
- the LOC133708446 gene encoding uncharacterized protein LOC133708446 yields the protein MAAKSGKTKMRRVLRDDDAEGQNTREQTERIPNDQAFTVVSHMDTDCETISIKRRQDCQRRSKRLKEASRPVMMEQNQSLRSNDENVNAFDYDQGDPSMSMPSILGGGQKVMLYIHLQRNFLRYDPNTHHCCMVWYVSFLSFISEDYYYSFCIAIKPPLIICNLILTVSNCIG from the exons ATGGCAGCGAAGAgtggaaaaacaaaaatgaggAGAGTTTTACGAGATGATGATGCAGAAGGTCAGAATACTCGGGAACAGACAGAGAGAATACCTAATGATCAAGCTTTTACTGTTGTTTCTCATATGGACACTGATTGTGAAACTATATCAATAAAGCGAAGACAAG ATTGTCAAAGAAGATCGAAAAGATTGAAAGAGG CTTCTCGGCCTGTGATGATGGAACAAAACCAGAGTTTGCGGAGCAATGATGAGAATGTCAATGCATTCGATTATGATCAAGGAGATCCTAGCATGTCAATGCCTTCCATTCTG GGAGGGGGGCAGAAGGTTATGTTATACATTCATCttcaaagaaattttcttcGGTATGATCCAAATACACATCATTGCTGTATGGTTTGGTATGTATCTTTCCTTTCGTTTATAAGTGAAGATTACTATTATTCTTTCTGCATTGCCATCAAACCACCCTTAATAATATGCAATTTAATCTTAACTGTATCAAATTGCATTGGATAA
- the LOC133710049 gene encoding malate dehydrogenase has translation MAKEPARVLVTGAAGQIGYALVPMIARGVMLGADQPVILHLLDIPFAAEALNGVKMELIDAAFPLLKGVVATTDVVEACTGVNIAVMVGGFPRKEGMERKDVMSKNVSIYKSQASALEKYAAANCKVLVVANPANTNALILKEFAPSIPEKNISCLTRLDHNRALGQVSERLNVQVSDVKNVIIWGNHSSSQYPDVNHATVKTPSGEKPVRELVADDAWLNGEFIATVQQRGAAIIKARKLSSALSAASSACDHIRDWVLGTPEGTWVSMGVYSDGSYNVPAGLIYSFPVTCCNGDWKIVQGLPIDEFSRKKLDATADELSEEKALAYTCIN, from the exons ATGGCGAAAGAACCCGCTCGCGTCCTCGTTACCGGAGCCGCAG GTCAAATCGGATATGCTCTTGTACCTATGATCGCAAGGGGAGTGATGCTCGGGGCTGACCAGCCCGTGATCCTTCACCTTCTTGATATCCCATTTGCTGCTGAGGCATTGAATGGTGTCAAGATGGAGTTGATCGATGCCGCTTTCCCTCTTCTCAAAG GTGTCGTTGCTACAACTGATGTTGTGGAGGCCTGCACCGGAGTCAACATTGCAGTCATGGTTGGTGGCTTCCCAAGGAAAGAGGGCATGGAAAGGAAAGATGTCATGTCAAAGAACGTTTCTATCTACAAGTCCCAAGCTTCTGCACTAGAGAAGTATGCAGCTGCTAACTGCAAG GTTTTGGTTGTTGCTAATCCTGCAAACACCAACGCTTTGATCTTGAAGGAATTTGCACCATCAATTCCTGAGAAAAACATATCTTGCCTGACGAGACTGGACCATAACAGGGCATTGGGCCAGGTTTCAGAGAGATTGAACGTTCAAGTTTCTGATGTGAAAAATGTCATTATCTGGGGAAACCACTCATCATCTCAGTATCCTGATGTCAACCATGCAACTGTCAAGACACCATCTGGAGAGAAGCCCGTCCGTGAGCTTGTTGCTGATGATGCTTG GTTGAATGGAGAATTCATTGCCACTGTTCAACAACGGGGTGCTGCAATTATCAAGGCCCGAAAGCTGTCCAGTGCATTGTCAGCTGCTAGTTCTGCTTGTGATCACATCAGGGATTGGGTACTTGGAACCCCAGAG GGAACTTGGGTTTCCATGGGTGTTTACTCTGATGGCTCGTACAATGTACCAGCTGGTCTCATTTACTCATTCCCAGTCACTTGCTGTAATGGAGATTGGAAGATTGTTCAGG GACTCCCTATTGATGAGTTCTCCAGGAAGAAGTTGGATGCGACTGCCGATGAGCTTTCTGAGGAGAAGGCCTTGGCATACACTTGCATCAATTAA
- the LOC133709762 gene encoding meiotic recombination protein DMC1 homolog yields the protein MTWQDQSRRMYKLRVTHKTQLLNKLALHSRPLNPSHSSAIQISNTQISLSLPSPFLSLRFPLSRNHQTSPFRQPKPQRAKMKAEDQSQMQLIEREDIDDEDDLFEVIDKLIAQGINAGDVKKLQDAGIYTCNGLMMHTKKNLTGIKGLSEAKVDKICEAAEKIVNFGYITGSDALTRRKSVIRITTGSQALDELLGGGVETLAITEAFGEFRSGKTQLAHTLCVTTQLPTNMHGGNGKVAYIDTEGTFRPERIIPIAERFGLDPGAVLDNIVYARAFTYEHQYNLLLGLAAKMAEEPFRLLIVDSVIALFRVDFTGRGELADRQQKLAQMLSRLIKIAEEFNVAVYMTNQVIADPGGGVFISDPKKPAGGHVLAHAATIRLMFRKGKGEQRVCKVFDAPNLPEAEAVFQITAGGIADAKD from the exons ATGACGTGGCAAGATCAGAGCCGTCGAATGTACAAATTACGCGTTACGCACAAAACCCAACTGCTCAACAAACTTGCTCTCCATTCCCGCCCTTTAAATCCCTCACATTCCTCTgccattcaaatttcaaatactcaaatctctctctctctaccctctccatttctctctctaagaTTTCCACTCTCACGGAACCACCAAACGTCGCCGTTTCGTCAACCTAAACCACAGAGAGCGAAGATGAA AGCCGAAGATCAAAGCCAGATGCAACTCATCGAACGCGAAGACATCGACGACGAAGACGACCTCTTCGAAGTGATCGATAAGT TGATTGCTCAGGGAATCAATGCCGGAGATGTTAAGAAGCTTCAGGACGCAGGGATCTACACCTGCAATGGTTTGATGATGCACACCAAGAAG AACTTGACCGGAATTAAAGGCTTATCTGAGGCCAAAGTTGATAAGATTTGTGAAGCTGCTGAGAAGATAGTG aacTTTGGATATATTACAGGGAGTGATGCTCTAACCAGA AGGAAGTCTGTGATTCGCATTACAACTGGGAGCCAAGCACTTGATGAACTGTTAGGCG GTGGGGTTGAAACTCTAGCAATCACAGAAGCCTTTGGGGAATTTAG GTCTGGGAAAACACAGCTTGCACACACACTCTGCGTAACTACACAG CTTCCCACTAACATGCATGGAGGGAATGGAAAGGTTGCTTACATTGATACTGAGGGAACTTT CCGGCCTGAACGAATAATACCTATAGCTGAAAGATTCGGCTTGGACCCAGGAGCTGTCCTCGATAAT ATTGTTTATGCCCGTGCTTTTACATATGAGCATCAGTATAATCTGCTTCTTGGTCTAGCTGCAAAAATGGCTGAAGAGCCATTCAGACTTCTG ATTGTGGATTCAGTGATTGCTCTATTTCGTGTTGATTTTACTGGGAGAGGAGAGCTTGCAGATCGCCAG caaAAACTTGCACAGATGCTTTCCCGATTAATAAAGATTGCTGAGGAATTCAATGTCGCTGTCTATATGACCAACCAAG TGATAGCTGACCCCGGTGGTGGAGTGTTCATATCTGATCCAAAGAAACCAGCAGGAGGTCATGTGCTTGCCCATGCAGCAACCATAAGGCTCATGTTTAGAAAAGGCAAAGGGGAACAGCGTGTCTGCAAGGTGTTTGATGCCCCAAACCTGCCTGAGGCTGAAGCA GTTTTCCAGATAACTGCAGGAGGCATTGCAGATGCAAAGGACTGA